One Benincasa hispida cultivar B227 chromosome 5, ASM972705v1, whole genome shotgun sequence genomic window carries:
- the LOC120078206 gene encoding nucleolar complex protein 3 homolog has translation MGRKRNNEKHKVILPPELPPEVTEEEIEVSDEDLEFVKENQDYAVSVSRLDTKSITKHVTRVANVEEDALEVLYEKRLRKKPVEKQEEENKLQVDRVDALPVKTLDGKLYYRTSKLSDAPENGGNEEATEEDQVDNGVLKLTKAERRAKQKKIKKIAKKQEDVTQAEEVQPTSQAAVLAEVVEDLTAEKTFESKKQKLAELGIALLADPNSNIKSLKEMLQIAKDNDQAIVKLGLLSLLAVFKDIIPGYRIRLPTEKELEIKVSKDVKKMRYYESSLLTVYKGYLQKLMSLEKLPSFQHVVIRCICTLLDAVPHFNFRETLLGVVVKNISSPDDVVRKLCCGAIKSLFINGGKHGGEATMEAVRLIADHVKSHDCQLHPDSIEPFVHLTFDEDLRKAEKQDEHSKVKNKKHRKVKNREESSHLQGNDGNDGRQSMRTKFTEEVAADYRAASLAPDVMKQREMQSDTLSAMFETYFRILRHTMQSLTARPEASSTPSTTSPSGSHPLLAPCLNGLGKFSHLIDIDFMGDLMNYLKRLASGGDNSSEKQSQCLTVSERLQCCIVAFKVMRKNLDALNVDLQDFFVQLYNIVLEYRPGRDQGGLLAEALKIMLCDDRQHDMQKAAAFIKRLATFALCFGSAESLAALVTVRHLLQKNVKCRNLLENDAGGGSVSGSIAKYQPYASDPNLSGALASVLWELDLLWKHYHPAVSTMASSISTMTSAQNQVYISTVSPQQAFKDLSLEQESFKPQFNARKVNKRKRATESSQSTLDTCSAIDENEVKEKLSTRFFLLRDIKDNERLRAELDRTTLSLQLYEEYKRQKRKTKRSRNV, from the exons ATGGGGAGGAAACGTAATAACGAGAAACACAAGGTAATTCTACCGCCGGAGCTTCCACCAGAGGTCACCGAGGAAGAAATTGAGGTCTCCGATGAGGACTTGGAGTTTGTTAAGGAGAATCAAGACTATGCCGTCTCTGTTTCCCGTCTAGACACTAAATCCATAACCAA GCATGTTACGCGTGTTGCTAATGTTGAAGAAGATGCTTTGGAGGTTTTATACGAGAAGCGTCTGCGGAAGAAGCCAGTGGAGAAACAGGAGGAGgaaaataagctccaagttgaTCGCGTGGATGCTCTTCCTGTCAAAACACTTGATGGGAAACTCTACTACCGAACAT CAAAACTATCCGATGCACCTGAAAATGGTGGGAATGAAGAGGCAACAGAAGAGGACCAGGTAGATAATGGTGTATTGAAGTTAACTAAAGCAGAAAGGAGGgcaaagcaaaagaaaattaagaagattGCCAAGAAACAAGAGGATGTAACTCAAGCTGAAGAAGTTCAACCAACTTCACAAGCTGCAGTTTTG GCCGAAGTGGTAGAAGATCTTACTGCTGAAAAGACATTTGAAAGTAAGAAGCAGAAACTTGCGGAGCTTGGCATTGCGTTGCTGGCAGACCCAAATTCCAATATTAAATCTCTGAAGGAGATGCTGCAGATTGCTAAGGATAATGATCAAGCAATCGTGAAACTTGGACTTCTATCATTGTTGGCTGTTTTTAAAGACATTATACCCGG TTATCGGATTCGGCTTCCAACAGAAAAGGAGCTAGAAATTAAAGTGTCCAAGGATGTCAAGAAAATGCGGTACTATGAGTCTTCTCTTCTTACTGTTTATAAG GGATACCTGCAGAAGCTGATGTCATTAGAAAAATTGCCGTCATTTCAGCATGTTGTTATTCGCTGTATATGTACATTGCTTGATGCAGTTCCCCACTTCAACTTTCGAGAGACATTGTTAGGTGTCGTTGTTAAAAACATAAGCTCCCCTGATGATGTTGTAAG AAAACTTTGTTGTGGTGCtattaaatctttatttatcaaTGGGGGAAAGCATGGCGGTGAAGCGACCATGGAGGCTGTCCGGTTGATTGCTGATCATGTGAAATCTCACGACTGCCAATTGCATCCTGATTCCATCGAG CCTTTTGTACATCTAACATTTGACGAGGACCTGAGAAAAGCAGAAAAGCAAGACGAGCATAGTAAAGTAAAGAACAAAAAACACAGGAAAGTAAAGAATCGTGAGGAATCAAGTCATTTGCAAGGGAATGATGGCAATGATGGAAGACAGAGTATGAGGACGAAGTTTACCGAAGAG GTTGCTGCTGATTACAGGGCTGCTTCTCTTGCTCCAGATGTAATGAAGCAAAGAGAGATGCAGTCTGATACACTTTCTGCCATGTTTGAAACATATTTCCGAATTTTAAGGCATACAATGCAGTCATTAACTGCTAG GCCTGAAGCAAGTAGTACTCCATCTACTACTAGCCCATCTGGATCCCATCCTCTGCTTGCTCCATGTTTGAATGGGTTGGGAAAATTCTCGCATCTCATTGATATAGATTTCATGGGAGATCTTATGAATTATTTGAAAAGGCTTGCTTCTGGTGGTGACAATTCTTCTGAGAAACAGTCACAATGTTTGACTGTGTCTGAGCGTCTTCAGTGTTGCATCGTGGCATTTAAAGTAATGAGGAAAAACCTTGATGCTTTGAATGTTGATCTTCAGGACTTCTTTGTCCAGCTATACAATATTGTACTCGAGTACAGGCCTGGGAG AGATCAAGGTGGATTGTTAGCTGAAGCATTGAAGATAATGTTGTGCGATGATAGACAGCATGACATGCAAAAGGCAGCTGCATTTATTAAGCGTTTGGCTACTTTCGCATTATGCTTTGGATCTGCAGAGTCGCTGGCAG CCTTGGTCACCGTAAGGCATCTTCTTCAGAAAAATGTCAAGTGCCGCAACCTTTTGGAAAACGATGCTGGTGGAGGTTCAGTATCTGGCTCTATTGCG AAATATCAGCCATATGCCTCTGATCCAAATTTGAGTGGCGCTCTTGCTTCTGTCCTTTGGGAACTTGATCTTCTGTGGAAGCATTATCATCCAGCTGTCTCAACGATGGCTTCTAGCATATCAACCATGACTAGTGCTCAAAATCAAGTATATATATCCACTGTTTCTCCCCAACAAGCATTCAAAGACTTGTCGTTGGAACAGGAGTCTTTCAAACCACAATTTAACGCCCGAAAAGttaacaagaggaaaagagCTACTGAATCTTCCCAGTCCACTCTCGATACGTGCAGTGCCATCGATGAAAATGAAGTGAAGGAGAAACTCTCAACAAGATTCTTTCTTCTCCGGGACATCAAAGACAATGAAAGGTTGAGGGCTGAATTAGACCGCACTACTTTGTCTTTGCAGCTATATGAAGAATACAAAAggcaaaagagaaaaactaaAAGGTCTAGGAAtgtttag
- the LOC120078131 gene encoding auxin-responsive protein SAUR71 encodes MKQLIRRLSRVADSSQYCLLRSDSPSAAAAAATKLRRSRILRSGTVPQGHVPVYVGEEMERFVVSAQLLNHPVFVELLDKSAQEYGYEQKGVLHIPCHVLLFERVLEALRLGDYDSRHLQDLLSNLSLQS; translated from the coding sequence ATGAAGCAATTGATCCGCCGCCTTTCTCGTGTTGCCGATTCCTCTCAGTACTGTCTTCTCCGCTCCGACTCTCcctccgccgccgccgccgccgccaccAAACTTCGCCGTTCTCGGATCCTCCGTTCCGGCACCGTTCCGCAAGGCCACGTCCCCGTTTACGTCGGCGAAGAGATGGAACGTTTCGTCGTCAGCGCTCAACTCTTAAATCACCCTGTTTTCGTCGAGCTCCTCGATAAATCCGCTCAAGAGTACGGTTACGAACAGAAAGGCGTTCTACATATTCCTTGTCACGTTCTTCTCTTTGAGCGTGTTCTTGAAGCTCTCAGACTCGGTGATTACGATTCTCGCCATCTTCAAGATCTTCTTTCCAATCTCTCTCTCCAGTCATAA